From the Polyangiaceae bacterium genome, one window contains:
- a CDS encoding TonB-dependent receptor — protein sequence MTRLHPWLFAFLTGLMALPARAQDPADAPDEAPGKDPAATSKITGRVTDALSGASLAEVQIEVVGKPISTVTDAQGNFELRLAPGSYNLRLSSPGYGAMRVRKVVLWAGAARRIDVTLEPDETAADDFVVEAAPDTSSLDALALERKRSSAVGDSVGRAEISKTPDRDAAQAAKRVVGATIEGNRFVYVRGLGERYTNALINGAPLPSPEPDRAAVPLDLFPTQVLESLTIAKTFTPDMPGDFAGGSVRVETRRVPEKFTFNASASLGFNTETTFRERLSHRGGKLDFLGVDDGTRALPDSIPGDYLLAQGVEKPNGDFVLDPELTARGQDLNTYMSGVRSFTLPTHSFSVVAGNGFKLGGDKRLGYIASLNYRRGYKIRSEKRRVFEPDANSDSGLTTVNDLDVETGSEDVSWGALAGASFELSKQHRVGALAFHSQLADIDTQTFDGYWRRNDATLHSTRLKFVSRALNVVQLTGQSTFDAKSRGTLDYNLSYSVAQRDEPDTRDIVYQKNPQTGVFSYVDGSESGRHFFSSQSEKAYAAGLDFTQPLSSDEDASKVKLGGLVNLKDREFSARRFAFRRIPGTPPDRFTCPGTSYDESCPDSLFVPENIGTALRLQESTRPEDAYQANLDVYAVYMMADARVAKDLRLVLGERLEVTRQAIDPVDQFDTGAAVPGADLASTDLLPSASLAYDVTKKSKLRFAVTRTLARPQLRELAPFAYSDFFGGRLTSGNPDLELTRIINADMRFEYFPRLSEVLAFSVFFKRFADPIEPVATPSGDGGLVTFQNAKAANLIGVEVESRVGLRYLTQALQDFSFVANLTLARSRIEVEQTDRDFLTHTSRPMVNQAPYVLNVALDYQHEPLGLNGRVLYNIQGKRIVEVGSDGLDDAYEHPRHSLDVVLAKDLGSHFQLKASATNLIDPERIVTIGPDKRDDRVTSRYRDGRSFTLGASYKY from the coding sequence ATGACGCGACTCCACCCTTGGCTATTCGCCTTCTTGACCGGCCTGATGGCCCTGCCCGCGCGCGCTCAGGATCCCGCCGACGCCCCGGACGAGGCTCCGGGCAAAGATCCTGCCGCAACCTCGAAGATCACGGGGAGAGTCACCGATGCTCTCAGCGGCGCGAGTCTTGCGGAAGTTCAGATCGAGGTCGTCGGCAAGCCGATCTCCACTGTGACCGACGCGCAGGGAAACTTCGAGCTACGCCTGGCGCCTGGCAGCTACAACTTGCGCCTGTCTTCCCCAGGCTATGGCGCCATGCGCGTGCGCAAGGTCGTGCTCTGGGCAGGCGCGGCGCGACGCATCGACGTCACCCTCGAACCCGACGAGACCGCTGCCGATGACTTCGTCGTCGAAGCGGCGCCGGACACCTCGAGCCTCGATGCGCTGGCCTTGGAGCGAAAGCGCTCCTCGGCGGTCGGGGACTCGGTGGGGCGCGCGGAGATTTCGAAGACGCCGGACCGCGATGCAGCTCAGGCTGCCAAGCGCGTCGTGGGCGCAACGATCGAAGGCAACCGCTTCGTCTACGTGCGCGGACTTGGCGAGCGCTACACCAACGCGTTGATCAACGGCGCTCCGCTGCCGAGCCCGGAGCCCGATCGCGCGGCAGTTCCCCTGGATTTGTTCCCGACCCAGGTGCTGGAGAGTCTCACCATCGCCAAGACCTTCACGCCCGACATGCCCGGGGACTTCGCGGGTGGATCGGTGCGTGTGGAGACCCGCCGCGTGCCGGAGAAGTTCACCTTCAACGCCAGTGCGTCCCTCGGCTTCAACACCGAGACCACCTTTCGAGAGCGGCTGAGCCACCGAGGCGGCAAGCTCGACTTTCTAGGAGTCGATGATGGCACCCGCGCGCTGCCCGACAGCATTCCGGGCGACTACCTCCTGGCTCAAGGCGTCGAGAAGCCGAACGGCGACTTCGTATTGGATCCGGAACTCACCGCCCGCGGCCAAGACCTCAACACCTACATGTCCGGCGTGCGCAGCTTCACCCTGCCCACCCATAGCTTCAGTGTCGTCGCAGGGAACGGCTTCAAGCTCGGGGGGGACAAGCGCCTGGGCTACATCGCCAGCCTGAACTATCGGCGCGGCTACAAGATTCGCTCCGAGAAGCGGCGCGTGTTCGAACCCGACGCCAACTCGGATTCGGGACTCACCACGGTGAACGATCTGGACGTGGAGACCGGCAGCGAAGACGTGAGCTGGGGCGCCCTTGCAGGTGCGAGCTTCGAGCTGTCAAAGCAGCACCGCGTCGGCGCCCTCGCCTTTCACTCTCAACTCGCCGACATCGACACGCAGACCTTCGACGGCTACTGGCGCCGCAACGACGCCACGCTGCACAGCACGCGCCTCAAGTTCGTGAGCCGCGCGCTTAATGTCGTGCAACTGACCGGCCAGAGCACTTTCGACGCCAAGAGCCGCGGCACCCTCGACTACAACCTGTCTTACTCCGTCGCGCAGCGCGACGAGCCGGACACGCGCGACATCGTCTATCAGAAGAACCCGCAGACCGGCGTGTTCAGTTACGTCGACGGCTCCGAGAGCGGGCGCCACTTCTTCAGCAGCCAGAGCGAGAAAGCCTACGCAGCGGGCCTGGACTTCACTCAGCCCCTCTCGAGCGACGAGGACGCGAGCAAGGTCAAGCTCGGCGGCCTGGTGAACCTCAAGGACCGCGAGTTCTCCGCGCGGCGCTTCGCGTTCCGTCGCATTCCGGGTACGCCTCCGGATCGCTTCACCTGTCCAGGAACGAGCTACGACGAGTCCTGCCCCGATTCGCTCTTCGTGCCCGAGAACATCGGGACGGCGCTCCGTCTGCAGGAGAGCACCCGACCCGAGGACGCCTACCAGGCGAACCTCGACGTCTACGCCGTGTACATGATGGCGGATGCGCGAGTGGCGAAGGACCTTCGTCTCGTTCTCGGCGAGCGCTTGGAAGTGACGCGCCAGGCGATCGACCCCGTGGACCAGTTCGACACGGGGGCCGCAGTGCCGGGCGCGGATCTGGCCAGCACGGATCTGCTGCCCTCCGCGTCCCTGGCCTACGACGTGACCAAGAAGAGCAAGCTTCGCTTCGCGGTGACGCGCACCCTGGCCCGCCCGCAATTGCGGGAACTGGCCCCCTTTGCCTACAGCGACTTCTTCGGTGGGCGCCTCACCTCCGGCAACCCGGATCTGGAGCTGACCCGCATCATCAATGCGGACATGCGCTTCGAGTACTTCCCACGCTTGAGCGAGGTGCTCGCTTTCAGCGTGTTCTTCAAGCGCTTCGCGGATCCCATCGAACCGGTTGCCACGCCCTCGGGTGACGGCGGACTCGTTACTTTCCAGAACGCGAAAGCCGCAAATCTGATCGGCGTCGAAGTCGAGTCTCGAGTGGGGCTACGCTACCTGACGCAAGCCTTGCAGGACTTCAGCTTCGTTGCCAACCTCACTCTGGCGCGGTCACGCATCGAGGTGGAACAGACGGACCGCGACTTCCTGACCCACACCTCACGTCCGATGGTCAATCAGGCGCCCTACGTGCTCAACGTCGCCCTGGACTACCAGCACGAGCCGCTTGGGTTGAACGGCCGCGTGCTCTACAACATCCAGGGCAAGCGCATCGTGGAAGTAGGCTCGGACGGTCTCGACGACGCCTACGAGCATCCGCGCCATTCTCTGGACGTCGTGTTGGCGAAAGACCTCGGTTCGCACTTTCAGCTCAAGGCGTCGGCGACCAATCTGATCGACCCCGAGCGAATCGTCACCATCGGTCCGGACAAGCGTGACGATCGCGTGACGAGTCGTTATCGCGATGGGCGCAGCTTCACCCTAGGCGCGTCCTACAAGTACTGA
- a CDS encoding RuvA C-terminal domain-containing protein gives MLSNTELWSGTLASNARRRRAVALLVAHLAEVERRQLHLREGYSSLYDFCLRGLGMSEGEAHRSISSARVARRFPIAVGMLADGRLHLTGLSLLANRLTESNHAELLEEACGKTKADIQVVLARRFPRPDVPDRIELLDAGDWCRGSNEEATNPATGSEHCGDVQAGARSAGGAPATAAPGLFECVGRDSAGSRDCRTREQMTGDPVGTEFRDRIEARSAERFAIRFSASAAFRAKLEHARNLMSHVGRGLETVFERALDLLIAERENKCWGKTDRPRSSSGAKHGAPTRQSKREVYERDAGQCTYVSPAGVHCTARAFLNFDHIKERANGGGGAADNGQLLCAAHNQMRARQTFGDAFMDDKIARRRRKTRSSVAVAKEGAASPAGTRQQSSRTSDNVDHGEDAAAERVRQRRSPALDLEGGRAARAECIRQRGAPASDLAGGNDTNGGSVRQRRSPALDLEGGGAASVECIRQRRSSALDCEGREDAAAACFRQRRSQATNMTNLPVPTSNSTVMRAQVLSAAAQVKLVSALTAMGFRKSECRKAVVELVSCGHAGTMDQLIRRALALLVPG, from the coding sequence ATGCTGTCCAACACCGAGCTCTGGTCCGGCACACTTGCATCGAATGCTCGGCGCCGCCGCGCCGTCGCGTTGCTGGTCGCGCATCTGGCAGAGGTAGAGCGTCGCCAGCTTCACTTGCGGGAGGGATACTCCTCACTGTACGACTTCTGCTTGCGCGGTCTCGGTATGAGCGAAGGCGAAGCACATCGCAGCATCTCGAGTGCGCGCGTTGCGCGGCGTTTCCCGATAGCGGTCGGCATGCTCGCCGACGGCCGCCTGCATCTGACGGGGCTGTCGCTCCTGGCGAACCGACTCACCGAAAGCAATCACGCAGAGTTGCTCGAGGAAGCTTGCGGCAAGACCAAGGCAGACATCCAGGTCGTACTGGCTCGCCGTTTTCCCCGGCCGGATGTGCCAGATCGCATCGAGTTGCTCGATGCTGGGGATTGGTGCAGAGGCTCGAACGAAGAAGCCACCAACCCCGCGACTGGATCGGAACACTGCGGTGACGTGCAGGCGGGGGCGCGCTCCGCGGGTGGCGCACCGGCGACGGCCGCTCCGGGGTTGTTCGAATGCGTTGGACGCGACAGCGCCGGATCTCGCGATTGCAGAACGCGAGAACAGATGACGGGGGATCCTGTAGGAACAGAGTTCCGCGACCGCATCGAGGCGCGGTCCGCCGAACGTTTCGCGATTCGCTTCAGCGCCAGCGCCGCCTTCAGGGCGAAGCTCGAACACGCGCGCAACTTGATGAGCCACGTGGGCCGGGGCCTGGAGACCGTGTTCGAACGCGCGTTGGACTTGCTGATTGCCGAGCGCGAGAACAAGTGCTGGGGCAAGACCGACAGGCCTCGGTCGAGTTCGGGTGCGAAGCACGGAGCGCCGACGCGCCAGTCGAAGCGAGAGGTGTACGAGCGGGACGCCGGTCAGTGCACCTATGTGTCGCCTGCCGGAGTGCACTGCACCGCGCGGGCCTTCCTGAACTTCGATCACATCAAGGAACGCGCGAACGGCGGCGGGGGCGCAGCCGACAATGGGCAACTGCTGTGCGCAGCGCACAATCAGATGCGCGCGAGGCAAACCTTCGGGGACGCGTTCATGGACGACAAGATCGCACGCCGTCGGCGCAAGACGAGATCGAGCGTCGCGGTCGCAAAGGAAGGCGCAGCGTCCCCCGCTGGCACTCGCCAGCAAAGTTCGCGGACCTCCGACAATGTTGATCACGGGGAAGACGCGGCCGCTGAACGCGTTCGCCAGCGGAGGTCGCCTGCGCTGGACCTCGAGGGCGGGAGAGCCGCAAGGGCCGAATGCATCCGCCAGCGAGGGGCGCCAGCGTCGGACCTCGCGGGCGGAAACGACACCAACGGTGGAAGCGTTCGCCAGCGAAGGTCGCCTGCGCTGGACCTCGAGGGTGGGGGAGCCGCAAGCGTTGAGTGCATCCGCCAGCGGAGGTCGTCAGCGTTGGACTGCGAGGGCAGGGAAGACGCCGCCGCCGCATGCTTTCGCCAGCGAAGGTCGCAGGCGACGAACATGACGAACCTTCCGGTGCCCACATCGAACTCGACTGTGATGAGGGCGCAGGTGCTGTCTGCAGCGGCGCAGGTCAAGTTGGTCTCCGCACTCACCGCCATGGGCTTCAGGAAGAGCGAGTGTCGCAAAGCGGTTGTCGAACTCGTCTCGTGCGGACACGCAGGAACAATGGACCAACTGATCCGCCGCGCGTTGGCGCTGCTTGTTCCCGGCTAG
- a CDS encoding biopolymer transporter ExbD yields MNVTPLVDVVLVLLIIFMVVTPAIAQGDTLSLPDVMKIDKKPKDMDPLKLTVRADGTMTLNDVRVSQTELDARLDKLHKHDPNRNLLMSTDSRVPYAKVRELLALLSTRGFKGVSLKVNQKKTAEEG; encoded by the coding sequence ATGAACGTCACGCCCCTCGTGGACGTGGTGTTGGTGCTGCTCATCATCTTCATGGTCGTCACGCCTGCCATCGCGCAGGGCGACACCCTCTCGCTGCCGGACGTGATGAAGATCGACAAGAAGCCGAAGGACATGGATCCTTTGAAGCTCACCGTGCGGGCGGACGGCACGATGACTCTCAACGACGTACGCGTGAGCCAGACGGAGCTCGACGCACGCCTGGACAAGCTTCACAAGCACGACCCGAATCGAAACCTGCTGATGAGCACGGATTCGCGTGTCCCCTACGCCAAGGTGCGGGAGCTACTGGCGCTGCTGTCGACCCGGGGCTTCAAGGGTGTGTCCTTGAAGGTGAATCAAAAGAAGACCGCGGAAGAGGGCTGA
- a CDS encoding MotA/TolQ/ExbB proton channel family protein, whose protein sequence is MAFDMAHIWASMGTLGKSVALVLLIMGIASAGVTVERLIALAKSKKESRRFAAKAGPMLEAWDLEGLLAACETHKASALAKLFQAIVQRYTGARSGNVSPVELARSESERALEGAGADLRRGLSVLASVGSVAPFVGLLGTVVGIIGAFQGIASTGSGGLGAVSAGIAEALIETAFGLMVAIPAVLLFNWLTGKINAVELTLNRSAGELLDEIENNHGREAKPFSEAVRQAA, encoded by the coding sequence ATGGCATTCGACATGGCCCACATCTGGGCAAGCATGGGTACGCTCGGCAAGAGCGTTGCCTTGGTTCTCTTGATCATGGGCATCGCGTCGGCCGGCGTGACCGTGGAGCGTCTGATCGCCCTCGCCAAGAGCAAGAAAGAGTCGCGTCGCTTCGCGGCCAAGGCGGGCCCCATGCTCGAAGCTTGGGACCTCGAAGGCCTGTTGGCGGCGTGTGAGACGCACAAGGCGTCGGCCCTGGCCAAGCTGTTCCAGGCGATCGTGCAGCGCTACACCGGCGCCCGCAGCGGCAACGTCAGCCCGGTGGAACTCGCACGCTCCGAGTCCGAGCGTGCGCTGGAAGGTGCAGGCGCCGACCTGCGCCGCGGACTGTCAGTGTTGGCATCCGTCGGTTCCGTGGCTCCCTTCGTCGGGCTGCTCGGCACCGTGGTCGGCATCATCGGCGCCTTCCAAGGCATCGCGTCCACTGGGTCGGGTGGGCTCGGCGCGGTTTCGGCGGGCATCGCCGAGGCGCTGATCGAAACGGCCTTTGGTCTGATGGTCGCCATTCCCGCCGTGCTGCTCTTCAACTGGCTGACGGGGAAGATCAACGCCGTGGAACTGACGCTGAACCGCTCCGCGGGAGAGCTCTTGGACGAAATCGAGAACAACCATGGCCGCGAAGCGAAGCCCTTCTCGGAAGCAGTCCGCCAAGCAGCCTGA
- a CDS encoding slipin family protein translates to MFKVFNVALNERVVVFKDGLPLKALAPGRHTVWGSRLFDVRWNTDEILFSAAPEIRALMPADWFAEAHLGALERGVIFKDDVPVAFLRPGVHRFWTVDPSVRLTVFRVDAPMPELTDELVRVLPKGEYVVTTVIAHQRGLKFVRGELMDVLPPGRYAMWSYPGAETVIQSIDMRSEQVAIVGQELMTRDKVTLRLSLTVEFAIADPARVVTSVANVKDAVYLLAQLAARQFVSGVTLDELLEGRDAMTHFLEQDVVPKAAAFGVRVERVGVKDVVLPGEMKILLNRVIEAEKEAAANVILRREETAATRSLANTARVMAEQPMLLRLKELENFKEIAGSIKEVRLVVGADSLKALLPADLLGKN, encoded by the coding sequence ATGTTCAAAGTATTCAATGTTGCCCTCAACGAGCGCGTGGTCGTCTTCAAGGACGGACTGCCCCTCAAGGCGCTCGCACCCGGTCGCCACACGGTCTGGGGTTCGCGTTTGTTCGACGTGCGTTGGAACACGGATGAAATCCTGTTCAGCGCAGCGCCGGAGATCCGCGCGCTGATGCCGGCGGACTGGTTCGCCGAGGCTCACCTGGGTGCCCTCGAGCGCGGCGTCATCTTCAAGGATGACGTGCCGGTGGCGTTTCTGCGTCCCGGCGTTCACCGTTTCTGGACGGTGGATCCCTCGGTTCGCCTCACGGTCTTCCGTGTCGACGCGCCGATGCCGGAACTGACGGACGAGCTGGTGCGCGTACTGCCCAAGGGCGAGTACGTGGTGACTACGGTCATTGCGCACCAGCGCGGCCTGAAGTTCGTGCGCGGTGAGCTCATGGACGTACTGCCTCCGGGTCGCTACGCAATGTGGTCGTACCCGGGTGCGGAGACCGTGATCCAGAGCATCGACATGCGCTCGGAGCAGGTCGCCATCGTGGGCCAGGAGCTGATGACCCGTGACAAGGTGACTCTGCGCCTGAGCCTGACGGTGGAGTTCGCCATCGCGGATCCCGCGCGCGTCGTCACTAGCGTGGCGAACGTGAAGGACGCCGTCTACCTGCTTGCGCAGCTGGCCGCGCGTCAGTTCGTCTCGGGTGTGACCCTCGACGAGCTGCTGGAAGGTCGCGACGCCATGACCCACTTCCTGGAACAGGACGTGGTGCCCAAGGCGGCCGCCTTCGGTGTGCGCGTCGAACGCGTCGGTGTGAAGGACGTGGTGCTGCCGGGTGAAATGAAGATCCTGCTCAACCGCGTGATCGAGGCCGAGAAGGAAGCGGCCGCGAACGTCATCCTCCGTCGTGAGGAGACCGCCGCGACCCGCTCGCTGGCCAACACTGCTCGCGTGATGGCGGAGCAGCCCATGCTGCTGCGTCTGAAGGAACTCGAGAACTTCAAGGAAATCGCGGGAAGCATCAAAGAGGTGCGTCTCGTGGTCGGTGCCGACTCGCTCAAGGCACTGCTTCCGGCCGATCTTCTCGGCAAGAACTGA
- a CDS encoding protein kinase: MQGQPSAIGPGTVLGTDFRIERPLGVGGMGSVYLAQQLSTGKPRAVKVMHPSLVSSTDMRDRFVQEARIGAMIPSDHVVEVVAAGVDAASGVPWLAMELLNGEDLSRYVARRGRLSVDELVAVLRPVFHALAAAHRQGIVHRDIKPENVFLATAQSSTAALVVKVLDFGIAKVAAQALGTATSAMGTPLWMAPEQSEQHAHVSPATDVWALGLLVFWVMTGKYYWRTAQAGTGSVPQLMREVLFEPMVSASERAREVAPGPPLPPTFDAWFARATARDPAQRFPDASAAGVDLFTNVLGVSASASMMNTAPSLSSPLTLPSAGSSEAGAAGASLRTPASLSPSGVSLPTPASYSPPGVSLPTPASYSPSGAGPLPAPSPMVSTITGPIAPAPESSSGAKWLLVGGGVVMALLLGVGAIIFVGGFLWLGTSDDSTPPTVTRPATASPVSTPGDIAPPVPTEPVLEPPIAPPSTATGPTKVPSPGPATTQEGTSPPPNTATDPPPKPKAAYSAGQKVDVSWGGSWWQGQVLKVNGDKYLVHYIGWASNWDEWVTTARLRPWSGTARSK; encoded by the coding sequence GTGCAGGGTCAACCCTCCGCCATCGGACCGGGCACGGTGCTCGGCACGGACTTCCGTATCGAGCGGCCGCTCGGTGTCGGCGGCATGGGCTCCGTGTACCTGGCGCAGCAGCTGTCCACGGGCAAGCCGCGCGCCGTCAAGGTGATGCATCCGTCCCTGGTGAGTTCCACGGACATGCGTGACCGCTTCGTTCAAGAGGCGCGCATCGGCGCGATGATCCCCAGCGACCACGTGGTGGAAGTCGTGGCGGCGGGAGTCGATGCTGCCAGCGGCGTGCCGTGGTTGGCGATGGAGTTGCTCAATGGTGAAGACCTGAGTCGCTACGTCGCGCGTCGCGGGCGCCTGTCCGTCGACGAACTAGTGGCGGTCTTGCGCCCGGTGTTTCACGCGCTGGCTGCCGCGCATCGCCAGGGTATCGTGCACCGAGATATCAAGCCCGAGAACGTATTTCTGGCAACCGCGCAGAGCTCCACGGCTGCGTTGGTCGTGAAGGTTCTCGACTTCGGAATCGCCAAGGTTGCCGCCCAGGCGCTGGGCACAGCCACGAGCGCGATGGGCACTCCGCTGTGGATGGCGCCCGAGCAGAGTGAGCAGCACGCGCACGTGTCGCCCGCGACGGATGTTTGGGCCCTGGGCTTGCTCGTGTTTTGGGTGATGACCGGCAAGTACTATTGGCGCACGGCGCAAGCGGGCACCGGTTCCGTGCCCCAGCTCATGCGCGAAGTGCTGTTCGAGCCGATGGTCTCTGCCAGCGAGCGAGCGCGGGAGGTCGCGCCGGGGCCTCCGCTGCCGCCCACCTTCGATGCGTGGTTCGCGCGCGCGACGGCGCGAGACCCGGCGCAGCGATTTCCCGATGCGAGCGCGGCAGGAGTCGACCTGTTCACCAACGTGCTTGGCGTGAGCGCAAGCGCGTCGATGATGAACACGGCGCCCTCACTTTCATCTCCGCTCACACTGCCATCCGCTGGTTCTTCGGAGGCTGGTGCCGCGGGCGCGAGCCTGCGCACGCCCGCGTCTCTATCGCCTTCGGGAGTGAGCCTGCCGACACCAGCGTCCTACTCTCCACCGGGAGTGAGCCTGCCGACGCCCGCGTCCTACTCGCCCTCAGGAGCGGGTCCGCTACCGGCACCGTCGCCGATGGTGTCCACGATTACGGGTCCGATCGCGCCGGCGCCCGAAAGCTCGAGCGGCGCCAAATGGCTGTTGGTCGGTGGGGGAGTGGTGATGGCGCTCCTGCTCGGGGTCGGTGCGATCATCTTCGTCGGTGGATTCTTGTGGCTCGGCACCAGTGACGACTCGACACCGCCGACCGTCACGAGACCCGCGACGGCATCGCCGGTGTCGACGCCGGGCGACATCGCACCGCCGGTGCCAACGGAGCCCGTGCTCGAACCGCCCATTGCTCCTCCGAGCACCGCGACGGGCCCGACCAAAGTTCCGAGCCCCGGGCCCGCGACGACCCAGGAGGGCACGTCACCGCCACCGAACACTGCGACCGACCCACCGCCCAAACCCAAGGCGGCCTACAGCGCGGGACAGAAGGTGGACGTGTCTTGGGGTGGGAGTTGGTGGCAGGGACAAGTCCTGAAGGTCAACGGCGACAAGTACCTCGTGCACTACATCGGCTGGGCGTCGAATTGGGACGAATGGGTCACGACCGCGCGCTTGCGACCCTGGAGCGGGACCGCGCGATCGAAGTGA
- a CDS encoding energy transducer TonB, with translation MKLDAWTTGETVDAARRKRLTVGYAVGAVTVAVALTFVTYSAHGQAFEADDTLDVTLAQPPVEVTPEPEAEPEPEPKPRIVKKKKARSGKLSVATPTNIPEDVPAEADPNGNPYDGDLDDAFGEGGGGGEDTPATKPVVHVQRPKPAAPPAPLLVAERESSVAPVALARPRPPYPSEARAGGVEGTVTVRFLVSRAGSVSDVRVVQGHPLLNSAVISAVKQWRFQPGTFEGNPVPMWQTARFPFRLKA, from the coding sequence ATGAAACTCGACGCCTGGACGACCGGAGAGACTGTCGACGCTGCCCGACGCAAGCGGCTGACGGTGGGCTACGCCGTGGGCGCAGTGACCGTTGCGGTCGCGCTCACCTTCGTGACCTACTCGGCCCACGGCCAGGCCTTCGAAGCGGACGACACCTTGGACGTGACGCTGGCGCAGCCGCCCGTCGAGGTGACTCCCGAGCCCGAGGCGGAGCCCGAGCCCGAGCCGAAGCCGCGAATCGTGAAGAAGAAGAAGGCGCGCTCGGGCAAGCTCTCCGTCGCCACGCCGACGAACATCCCCGAGGACGTGCCGGCAGAAGCCGACCCCAACGGCAACCCTTACGACGGCGATCTGGATGACGCCTTCGGTGAAGGCGGGGGCGGCGGCGAGGACACGCCCGCGACCAAGCCGGTCGTTCACGTCCAGAGGCCGAAGCCTGCGGCGCCACCGGCACCGCTGCTCGTGGCAGAGCGAGAATCCTCAGTGGCGCCGGTTGCTCTGGCGCGACCCCGACCGCCGTATCCGAGTGAAGCGCGCGCCGGAGGCGTGGAAGGAACGGTGACGGTGCGCTTCCTGGTGTCGCGCGCGGGTAGCGTGAGCGACGTGCGCGTCGTGCAGGGCCATCCCTTGCTGAACAGCGCAGTGATCAGCGCCGTGAAGCAGTGGCGCTTCCAACCTGGAACCTTCGAAGGCAACCCCGTGCCCATGTGGCAAACCGCGCGCTTTCCATTTCGCTTGAAAGCGTGA
- a CDS encoding biopolymer transporter ExbD — MNVSSGGSGKRARPVPVMNVTPLVDVALVVLIIFMVLVPMMEKSFWLNLPKKEEDKKAKLEQPDDKDEPPLVMTLDARGTIRVNKAVLTREQLPQRLPRMLAAQPLPVIYFDAADTVPYGQAVEVMDLAKASGAKAIAMMTEKVVK; from the coding sequence ATGAACGTATCTAGCGGTGGGTCGGGAAAGCGTGCGCGTCCCGTGCCCGTGATGAACGTGACGCCCTTGGTGGACGTCGCACTGGTGGTGCTCATCATCTTCATGGTGCTGGTGCCGATGATGGAGAAGAGCTTTTGGCTGAATCTTCCGAAGAAGGAAGAAGACAAGAAGGCCAAGCTGGAGCAACCCGATGACAAGGACGAGCCGCCGCTGGTGATGACCCTCGACGCGCGCGGCACGATCCGTGTGAACAAGGCCGTGCTGACACGTGAGCAGCTGCCTCAGCGCCTTCCCCGCATGTTGGCGGCGCAACCGCTGCCGGTGATCTACTTCGACGCGGCCGACACCGTGCCCTATGGGCAGGCGGTGGAAGTCATGGACTTGGCCAAAGCCTCGGGTGCGAAGGCGATCGCCATGATGACCGAAAAGGTCGTGAAGTAG